One window of Chryseobacterium sp. JJR-5R genomic DNA carries:
- a CDS encoding helix-turn-helix domain-containing protein, whose protein sequence is MGIKDRRNREKEHIKNLIIDAARKISIEKSMAQVTIRKIAKEIHYSTTIIYYYFKNKEEIISILAETDIKK, encoded by the coding sequence ATGGGAATTAAAGACAGAAGAAACCGGGAAAAGGAACACATAAAGAATCTTATTATAGATGCCGCAAGAAAGATAAGCATTGAAAAAAGTATGGCACAAGTTACCATTAGAAAGATTGCCAAGGAAATCCATTACAGTACTACGATCATCTACTATTACTTTAAAAATAAAGAGGAGATCATCTCTATACTAGCTGAAACAGATATAAAGAAATAA
- a CDS encoding LLM class flavin-dependent oxidoreductase: MYMKNKIDYSILELAIVSEGSTFQDTLNNAIALAKVAEQNDYKRFWFAEHHNSAAIVSSATSILISFVAGQTSKIRVGSGGIMLPNHSPLIIAEQFGTLAQLYPDRIDLGLGRASGTDQVTAQAIRSDNMAAAHSFPEEVQKIQTYFSEDNKLSKVRVAFAEGAEVPLYILGSSTDSAHLAAAKGLPYAFASHFATSQLHDALRIYAREFQASDEHAFPYTMAGINVIVADTDEQAERLLTSLIIMFNNMQSGKSLPLSPPTDMNDELRAVFNHPNVQQMLKFSFVGSKDTVKKKILSFLHDTNADELITVSTIFNLEDRIRSIRLFAELMEEINGKHSN, from the coding sequence ATGTACATGAAAAATAAAATAGACTATTCCATATTGGAATTAGCAATTGTTTCAGAAGGCAGCACTTTCCAAGATACTTTGAATAACGCAATCGCGTTGGCAAAAGTGGCAGAACAAAACGATTATAAAAGATTTTGGTTCGCAGAACATCATAACTCAGCGGCAATTGTGAGCAGTGCGACTTCCATACTAATTTCCTTTGTTGCTGGTCAGACCTCTAAGATCAGGGTAGGTTCCGGAGGAATTATGCTTCCTAACCATTCACCATTGATCATTGCAGAACAATTCGGAACATTAGCACAATTATATCCAGACAGGATCGACCTGGGTCTTGGCAGGGCTTCTGGTACGGATCAGGTCACAGCACAGGCCATAAGGTCAGATAATATGGCCGCCGCGCATTCTTTTCCCGAAGAAGTTCAAAAAATTCAAACTTATTTTTCGGAAGATAACAAATTGTCAAAAGTGCGTGTTGCCTTTGCAGAAGGTGCGGAAGTCCCTCTCTACATTTTGGGATCAAGTACCGACAGCGCCCATCTGGCGGCAGCAAAAGGTCTGCCTTATGCTTTTGCCAGCCATTTTGCAACCTCGCAACTGCATGATGCTCTTAGGATCTACGCTCGGGAATTTCAGGCTTCTGATGAACACGCCTTTCCTTATACAATGGCCGGTATCAACGTTATTGTTGCAGATACAGACGAGCAGGCTGAACGCTTGTTGACGTCTTTGATCATTATGTTCAATAATATGCAGTCTGGTAAAAGTCTTCCATTGAGCCCACCCACAGATATGAATGATGAACTGAGAGCAGTCTTCAACCATCCAAATGTCCAACAGATGCTTAAGTTTTCATTTGTGGGGAGCAAGGATACGGTAAAAAAGAAGATATTGTCCTTCTTACACGATACCAATGCCGATGAGCTCATTACTGTATCAACTATTTTTAATTTAGAAGACCGTATTAGATCGATACGCTTATTTGCAGAATTGATGGAAGAAATCAACGGGAAACATTCAAATTAG
- a CDS encoding SDR family NAD(P)-dependent oxidoreductase: MYHQIFKIKNRISQTLKGKVVIVTGASKGIGAGIAREVATAGVKVVVNYSSSREGADQVVNDITSQGGQAVAIQGDVSKNEDVKKLFKSAEEVYGTAHVVINNAGVYEFAPLELITEESYRRMFDINMLGILLTSQEAVRVFRSH, translated from the coding sequence TTGTATCATCAAATATTTAAAATAAAAAATAGAATAAGTCAAACATTAAAGGGAAAGGTGGTCATCGTCACAGGTGCATCTAAGGGAATTGGTGCAGGTATTGCTCGTGAAGTCGCAACTGCCGGAGTCAAAGTAGTAGTTAATTATTCTTCTAGCAGAGAAGGGGCTGATCAAGTTGTGAATGATATAACGAGTCAAGGAGGTCAGGCTGTTGCCATACAAGGTGATGTCTCAAAAAATGAAGACGTAAAGAAACTTTTTAAAAGTGCTGAAGAAGTGTATGGAACTGCCCACGTCGTCATCAATAATGCAGGTGTTTACGAATTTGCACCGCTTGAGCTGATAACCGAAGAATCATACAGAAGGATGTTTGACATTAATATGCTGGGAATCCTTTTAACATCTCAGGAAGCAGTCAGGGTTTTCAGATCACACTAA
- a CDS encoding recombinase family protein — protein MIIADLYIRVSTDEQAEKGYSQRDQDERLRRYCANNNISINKVIYEDHSAKSFERPEWKKYLIEVKKRNHKSTLVLFTKWDRFSRNTGDAYQMIGLLHKNHIIPQAIEQPLDMSVPENKLMLAIYLSTPEVENDRRALNTFHGMRRAKKEGRLMGIAPYGYLNRSHEDGKKYIGIKEPEASNIIWAFNEIAKGHIPADHVRLQMNKREGVSMSRSAFAKAMRNPVYCGKIYIEDYKQEEAYYIEGKHEALISERLFYQVQRIMDKKRKVEGPGGRVLGNERFPLRGLLTCPRCGKNLTASGAKGKSKTYYYYHCHYKCGFRFDSERLNELFEQEISKLEYNPIIKDLMKEILLDNYKQFTYDIEAKRKSISKEINLLNEKVASARDKYLFDKLDEEDYKEIKRLTKLQIEQLEQELQQIVSESKELDIKTKIENALDSMENLANLYQQGDLSTKRTIGCLIFPQKVEFDGKSFQTPKMNIVAQCIYQYNNGLGNKKNRHKRVKTSNVGLVTSTGFKPVTF, from the coding sequence ATGATTATAGCAGATCTATACATAAGAGTTTCCACTGATGAGCAGGCCGAAAAAGGCTATTCCCAGAGAGATCAGGATGAGAGATTGCGCAGATATTGTGCAAATAATAATATTTCTATCAATAAAGTGATATATGAAGATCACTCCGCCAAAAGCTTTGAACGTCCCGAATGGAAAAAGTACCTGATAGAGGTAAAAAAGAGAAATCATAAAAGTACACTTGTCCTGTTTACAAAATGGGATCGGTTCAGCCGTAATACGGGAGATGCCTACCAGATGATCGGTCTTCTCCATAAAAATCACATTATCCCCCAGGCGATCGAACAGCCCTTAGATATGTCTGTTCCGGAAAATAAGCTGATGCTTGCCATATACTTGTCTACTCCTGAGGTTGAAAATGACAGGAGAGCTTTGAATACATTCCATGGTATGAGGCGAGCAAAAAAGGAGGGGAGACTGATGGGAATAGCTCCTTACGGATATCTAAATAGAAGTCATGAAGATGGTAAGAAGTACATTGGCATTAAGGAGCCAGAGGCTTCAAATATTATCTGGGCATTCAATGAGATCGCAAAAGGACATATTCCTGCTGACCATGTACGATTACAGATGAATAAAAGGGAAGGTGTATCAATGTCAAGAAGCGCTTTCGCAAAGGCCATGAGAAATCCAGTTTACTGTGGTAAGATCTACATTGAAGACTATAAGCAAGAGGAAGCTTACTACATTGAAGGGAAGCATGAGGCATTGATTAGTGAAAGGTTGTTTTATCAGGTTCAAAGGATCATGGACAAAAAAAGAAAAGTAGAGGGTCCGGGAGGAAGAGTATTAGGTAATGAGCGTTTTCCACTACGAGGCCTTTTGACCTGCCCAAGGTGTGGGAAAAATCTCACTGCAAGTGGTGCGAAAGGAAAATCTAAAACCTATTACTATTATCATTGTCATTACAAATGCGGATTCAGATTTGATTCTGAAAGACTTAATGAACTTTTTGAGCAGGAAATTTCAAAGCTGGAATATAATCCTATCATCAAGGATCTTATGAAGGAGATACTTTTGGATAATTATAAACAATTCACTTATGATATAGAGGCTAAAAGAAAATCGATCTCAAAAGAGATAAATCTACTGAATGAAAAGGTTGCCAGCGCAAGAGATAAGTATCTTTTCGATAAACTAGATGAAGAAGATTACAAAGAGATCAAAAGACTCACAAAATTGCAAATTGAACAGTTGGAACAGGAGCTTCAGCAAATCGTATCGGAAAGCAAAGAACTTGACATCAAAACAAAAATAGAAAACGCACTCGATTCCATGGAAAACCTTGCAAACCTTTACCAGCAAGGCGATCTATCAACAAAAAGGACGATAGGGTGTTTGATATTTCCCCAAAAAGTCGAATTTGACGGAAAAAGTTTTCAAACACCTAAAATGAATATTGTTGCCCAATGTATCTATCAGTACAATAATGGATTAGGAAATAAAAAAAACCGACATAAGAGAGTTAAAACTTCTAATGTCGGTCTAGTGACCTCGACAGGATTCAAACCTGTAACCTTCTGA
- a CDS encoding ABC transporter substrate-binding protein, producing the protein MKPRILLLIAFLTLTSCKREQKISASEPAVISGLVQYSEKDGILHIQSGKFTYDLKENQLPLKKIILLNASMAGYISALEAENLVTGVSSPEYIYDPKIHDLLKSGKIQHVGSDQKYDVEKIISLKPDAVFTNYIPSFDNTYQLLKNNGIQVIFLDEYMEQGPLEKTAYLKLFGKLLGKSEEAEKIYREIEKNYNSLKQLALQAKEKPAVLANEMYGDVWYLPGGKTSVAHFIADANAEYILKDNTEEKAVTMSFEEVFAKSSGVQYWINAGNHASKKEMLGKNPFYSKISAFNKGKVYVITGREKGQANDFFESGAVRSDLVLKDYIKIFHPALLPDYNLSYMKELQ; encoded by the coding sequence ATGAAACCAAGAATTTTACTATTAATTGCGTTTTTAACGCTAACTTCCTGTAAAAGAGAACAGAAAATTTCCGCTTCGGAACCGGCTGTTATTTCAGGCCTGGTGCAGTACAGCGAAAAAGACGGTATTCTGCATATCCAATCCGGAAAATTCACGTATGATCTTAAAGAAAACCAGCTTCCCCTGAAGAAAATTATCCTGTTGAATGCAAGCATGGCAGGCTATATTTCGGCACTGGAAGCGGAAAATCTTGTAACGGGGGTTTCAAGTCCGGAATATATTTATGACCCGAAAATTCATGATTTACTGAAAAGCGGAAAGATTCAGCATGTGGGAAGCGACCAGAAATATGATGTGGAAAAGATTATTTCCCTGAAACCGGATGCCGTTTTTACCAATTATATCCCAAGCTTTGACAATACCTACCAGCTGCTGAAAAATAACGGGATCCAGGTAATTTTCCTGGATGAATACATGGAACAGGGACCGCTGGAAAAAACGGCTTATCTCAAGCTGTTCGGAAAGCTTCTGGGGAAATCTGAAGAAGCTGAAAAAATATACCGGGAAATTGAGAAGAATTACAACAGCCTGAAGCAGCTGGCCCTGCAGGCAAAAGAAAAGCCTGCCGTCCTGGCCAACGAAATGTACGGGGATGTCTGGTACCTTCCGGGAGGAAAGACTTCCGTGGCGCATTTTATTGCGGATGCCAATGCGGAGTATATCCTTAAAGACAATACTGAAGAAAAAGCGGTGACAATGAGCTTTGAAGAGGTATTTGCCAAATCATCCGGCGTTCAGTACTGGATCAATGCAGGCAACCATGCCTCAAAAAAAGAAATGCTCGGCAAAAATCCTTTTTACAGCAAGATCAGTGCTTTTAATAAAGGGAAAGTATACGTTATTACGGGAAGGGAAAAAGGCCAGGCCAATGATTTTTTCGAAAGCGGCGCGGTAAGGTCAGACCTGGTGCTGAAGGATTATATTAAAATCTTTCACCCCGCGCTGCTGCCGGATTATAATCTGTCTTATATGAAAGAATTACAATAA
- the mtgA gene encoding monofunctional biosynthetic peptidoglycan transglycosylase gives MWNKIKKVIFIILVLNVLFIVWGRFFNPPITITQIGGLLEYGRLQRDYISYDDMGNNVKKAVIASEDQKFFSHDGFDYQAIEKAMKNNEKGKKLRGGSTISQQTAKNIFLWQGRSWFRKGLEAMYTFIIEKVWTKDIILERYLNSIEMGQGVFGVEAASQYYFGKSSKSLTVSEAAWIAAVLPNPKKYDPKNPSAYLRKKHNWIMRQMRNVGLK, from the coding sequence ATGTGGAATAAAATCAAAAAAGTCATATTCATCATTTTAGTCCTGAATGTACTGTTTATTGTCTGGGGAAGGTTCTTCAACCCGCCCATTACCATTACGCAGATCGGAGGCCTTCTGGAATACGGAAGGCTTCAGAGGGATTACATTTCGTATGATGACATGGGGAACAACGTGAAAAAAGCGGTCATTGCGTCAGAAGACCAGAAATTTTTCAGTCATGACGGCTTTGATTACCAGGCGATAGAAAAAGCGATGAAAAACAATGAAAAAGGTAAAAAGCTGAGAGGCGGAAGCACGATCTCCCAGCAGACCGCTAAAAATATATTCCTGTGGCAGGGTAGAAGTTGGTTCAGGAAAGGGCTGGAAGCCATGTATACCTTTATCATTGAAAAAGTCTGGACAAAGGATATTATCCTGGAACGGTACCTGAATTCCATTGAAATGGGACAGGGTGTTTTCGGGGTGGAGGCTGCGTCGCAATATTATTTCGGGAAGTCTTCAAAGAGCCTTACGGTGTCTGAAGCAGCCTGGATTGCAGCGGTTTTGCCCAATCCAAAAAAGTATGATCCTAAAAATCCTTCAGCCTATCTGAGAAAGAAACACAACTGGATCATGAGACAAATGAGGAATGTGGGTTTGAAATAG
- a CDS encoding recombinase yields MKFFNSSINFESVLKKYFSFKNETLSLEPFAELLESVKSADFTDVLNFFRNHPRIAESFKQYLYNIFRDKTFNLSLTEANILSENAFVPELKKRILNKILPPIVNEKTIWYMIDNVSFRPKNDLKFLHNLPENEINELFVILGISDFIIMPDVKREMLFSMNILSWRVTGSAMETEVVRMAPQYRNFDNPFLALQNELEELASEFEKNTDLQLHSKDSRYKQIKIYIGQCLEFVNIAFKNSSKYGISGKINQSLLKIRQQVQRIYEIVQLLVIDEERDVLINSKSLIFNILRYKSHRNNISELINDSTRLISHLITNHTAETGTHYITSTRKEYMTMFYKASGGGIIVGALCVLKMLYGYIPGSDFSHAFLYSMNYAMGFVMIYLMSFTLATKQPAMTAATMTKVLSEEGNIKSDSTEFAHLVSKLFRSQFIAFVGNVLLSFPVALIIVYGLDVFFSQNMAVERSDKLLKDLDPFQSKAILHACIAGFYLFISGIISGNIGNNSVFYQIPERISKNISIRRLLGKNFAKGMSAYYAKNWPGIVSNFWFGVFLGATAPIGLFLGLDLDIRHITFAAGNFAMGLYGKDFSVDAYTFWISFITVFLIGFFNFVVSFSLSMFLAFRSRKLNFGQVSEIYRGIFRYFIKNPLRFFFPLTSGLDKRADDMMNNTSTVATKSEDR; encoded by the coding sequence ATGAAATTCTTTAACTCCAGCATAAATTTTGAGTCCGTTCTTAAAAAATACTTTTCTTTTAAGAATGAAACCCTCTCTCTGGAGCCGTTTGCGGAACTTCTGGAGAGCGTGAAAAGTGCGGATTTTACCGATGTCCTCAATTTTTTCAGGAACCATCCCCGGATTGCTGAAAGCTTTAAGCAGTACCTGTATAATATTTTCAGGGATAAAACTTTTAACCTGTCCCTTACCGAGGCCAATATTCTGTCTGAAAATGCCTTTGTGCCCGAGCTTAAAAAAAGGATTCTCAACAAAATCCTGCCACCGATTGTTAATGAAAAGACCATCTGGTACATGATTGACAATGTGAGCTTCCGGCCGAAAAATGACCTGAAGTTCCTGCATAACCTTCCTGAAAATGAGATCAATGAACTCTTTGTAATACTGGGGATCTCAGATTTTATCATCATGCCGGATGTGAAAAGGGAAATGCTTTTCTCCATGAATATCCTTTCATGGCGCGTAACGGGATCTGCCATGGAAACCGAAGTGGTAAGGATGGCCCCGCAATACCGTAATTTCGACAATCCGTTCCTGGCTTTGCAGAATGAGCTTGAGGAGCTTGCTTCTGAATTTGAAAAAAATACTGATCTGCAGCTGCATTCCAAAGACAGCCGGTACAAGCAGATTAAAATTTATATCGGGCAGTGCCTGGAATTTGTCAATATTGCCTTTAAAAATTCGTCTAAATACGGAATTTCAGGAAAAATCAACCAGTCGCTTCTAAAGATCCGCCAGCAGGTACAGCGGATTTACGAGATTGTTCAGCTGCTGGTGATTGATGAGGAAAGGGATGTTCTCATTAACTCAAAAAGTTTAATTTTTAATATTTTAAGGTACAAATCCCACAGGAATAATATTTCTGAGCTGATCAATGACAGCACGAGGCTGATTTCCCATCTGATTACCAACCATACGGCAGAAACGGGTACGCACTACATTACGTCCACCCGGAAAGAATACATGACCATGTTCTACAAAGCCAGTGGAGGCGGGATTATTGTAGGCGCTTTATGTGTGCTGAAAATGTTGTACGGCTATATTCCCGGAAGTGATTTTTCGCATGCATTCCTGTATTCCATGAATTACGCGATGGGCTTTGTGATGATCTACCTGATGAGTTTTACCTTAGCCACAAAACAGCCGGCCATGACGGCAGCCACGATGACAAAAGTACTGTCTGAAGAAGGAAATATAAAAAGCGACAGTACGGAATTTGCCCACCTGGTCTCAAAACTGTTCAGGAGCCAGTTTATTGCCTTTGTCGGGAATGTACTGCTGTCTTTCCCGGTTGCCCTTATCATTGTATACGGCCTTGATGTATTCTTCTCACAGAACATGGCTGTTGAAAGGTCGGATAAATTATTGAAAGACCTTGATCCTTTCCAGTCCAAAGCCATTCTCCATGCCTGTATCGCCGGTTTTTACCTTTTTATTTCGGGGATTATATCGGGGAATATCGGGAATAATTCCGTGTTTTACCAGATCCCGGAGCGGATTTCAAAAAATATTTCCATCAGAAGGCTTTTGGGAAAGAATTTCGCGAAAGGGATGTCGGCCTATTATGCTAAAAACTGGCCGGGCATCGTATCCAACTTCTGGTTCGGGGTTTTTTTGGGAGCCACTGCGCCGATAGGCCTGTTTCTAGGTCTTGATCTTGATATCCGCCACATTACCTTTGCCGCCGGAAACTTTGCCATGGGATTATACGGAAAAGATTTCTCTGTGGATGCCTATACGTTCTGGATTTCTTTTATCACGGTGTTCCTGATCGGGTTCTTCAATTTTGTGGTAAGCTTCAGTTTATCCATGTTCCTGGCATTCAGGTCCAGGAAACTGAACTTCGGGCAGGTAAGCGAAATTTACAGGGGAATTTTCAGGTATTTTATAAAAAATCCGTTGCGGTTTTTCTTTCCCCTGACTTCCGGACTGGATAAGCGGGCAGACGACATGATGAACAATACCAGTACCGTGGCTACAAAATCTGAAGATCGTTAA
- the recF gene encoding DNA replication/repair protein RecF (All proteins in this family for which functions are known are DNA-binding proteins that assist the filamentation of RecA onto DNA for the initiation of recombination or recombinational repair.), whose protein sequence is MIIKKLSLYNFKNHSEKKFEFSPQINCFVGNNGAGKTNILDALHYLSVGKSFLGNTDLNNIKNDEDFFTIDAEIENDDSEDLIKILQPKEAKKIIKKNDKSYDRLADHIGYLPSVMISPYDSNLISDSGESRRRFLDSMISQTDSGYLFDLIQYQKTVQQRNALLKYFAKNRVWEKDSLEIYDDPIIRSGTKIFLKRKDFVEKLNPIVQSFYKIISGGKESVSVLYESHLLEGFDTTLPERKFRDLLTESLEKDRMLTYTSKGIHKDDLLFEMDSVLIKKTGSQGQQKSFLISLKMAQMSLIKELTNKTPILLLDDIFDKLDDTRVSQLIELVNQENFGQIFITDTHRERTESVVKKINEESIIFEI, encoded by the coding sequence ATGATTATTAAGAAACTTTCCCTGTACAATTTCAAAAACCATTCGGAGAAGAAATTTGAGTTCTCCCCGCAGATCAATTGCTTTGTCGGCAACAACGGTGCGGGGAAAACCAATATCCTGGACGCGCTTCATTATCTTTCCGTCGGAAAGAGCTTCTTGGGGAATACGGATCTTAACAATATTAAGAATGACGAAGATTTCTTCACCATCGATGCCGAGATAGAGAATGATGACAGCGAAGACCTCATTAAAATACTGCAGCCTAAAGAAGCGAAAAAGATCATCAAGAAGAATGACAAAAGCTATGACCGGCTGGCAGACCACATCGGGTATCTGCCCAGTGTCATGATTTCTCCGTATGATTCCAATCTGATTTCAGATTCCGGGGAAAGCCGGAGAAGGTTCCTGGATTCCATGATTTCACAGACGGATTCCGGATATCTTTTTGACCTGATCCAATACCAGAAAACCGTACAGCAGAGAAACGCATTATTAAAATACTTCGCCAAAAACAGAGTCTGGGAAAAGGATTCTTTAGAGATTTATGATGATCCGATCATCCGTTCCGGAACCAAGATTTTCCTTAAAAGAAAAGATTTCGTTGAAAAACTCAACCCGATTGTCCAGAGCTTCTACAAGATTATTTCAGGCGGAAAGGAAAGTGTATCCGTGCTCTATGAATCACATCTGCTTGAAGGTTTTGATACGACCCTGCCTGAAAGGAAGTTCAGGGACCTTTTAACGGAAAGCCTGGAAAAAGACCGGATGCTGACCTACACTTCAAAAGGCATCCACAAAGACGATCTTCTTTTTGAAATGGATTCGGTTTTAATCAAAAAAACAGGTTCCCAGGGACAGCAGAAATCATTTCTTATTTCCCTGAAAATGGCACAGATGAGCCTGATTAAAGAGCTGACGAACAAGACCCCGATCCTTCTGCTGGACGATATCTTCGACAAGCTGGACGATACCCGGGTTTCACAGCTGATTGAGCTGGTCAACCAGGAGAACTTCGGACAGATTTTCATTACGGATACCCACAGGGAACGTACCGAAAGCGTGGTAAAAAAAATCAATGAAGAAAGCATCATTTTTGAGATCTGA